In the Vicinamibacteria bacterium genome, CATCCGGACTGGGGGGTGAGCTACTTCCTCACACGAATCGCGGGTTCGGCGGTGGCTCGAGATCTCGTCTTCTCCGGGCGGCTCGTCCCGGCGGAAGAGGCCCTTTCCCTCGGCCTCGTCAACTGGGTCGTGTCCCCCGACGAGCTCCAGGCGCGAGCGCTTCAGAAGGCAAGGGAGTTTCGGGACGCGGCTCCGGTATCGATTCGCTGGGCCAAACAAACCCTCGCGCGTGCGGAGGACGCGACGCTCGAGGAAGTGCTCGAGCTCGAACAACACGCCCAGCTGGCCTGCTTTCGCTCCGAGGACGCCCGCGAGGGCCTGAACGCGCTTCTCGAGAAGATGACTCCCAATTTCAAGGGAAGGTGACGCTGCGGGGCGCGGGTAGGATTGACCGAAATCAAGATGGCTTGACAGCGCATGCTGGATAAGTGCACGATAAGTGCATGGCTGTCAAGACGATCACCATCGATCTCGAGGCATACGAGGTCCTCTCCCGGTACAAGACCCCGGGGAAATCCTTCTCGGAAGTGATCAAGGATGAGCTCGGGCGTCGGCGAACGGGTCGGGATCTTCGCCGCATCGTGGAGCGGCTTCGCATGAGTGAGGATGCACTCGATGCCATCGAAGCCCAGATCAAGGCCCGTCGGCGGCATCCCGCCAAAGCACCGAAGCTTTGATCCATCTCGATACCACGTTTCTCGTGGACCTGCTCCGCGAATCCGCTCGCGAGAAGGAGGGTCGGGGCAGCGCGTTTCTCCGGAGCGTCGAGAGCGAGGCGCTCGTTGCCAGCGTGCACGCGGTTTGTGAGCTTCACGCAGGCGCGGAATTGTCGAGGGACCCGGTCAAGGAGCGGGAAAGAGTCGAGAGGCTCTGTCAGGGTTTCACGATCTTTTATCCCAACGGTCGATTCCCATTCGTCTACGGGCAGTTGCTCGCTCGGCTGGAACGAGCGGGACAGAGAATTGGCGCCATGGATCTCTTGATCGCGACGGCAGCCGTAATCGACGGGGCGGCTCTGGTAACCGCAAACGTTCGCGAGTTCCGCCGCGTTCCCGAGCTTTCCGTTCTCGAGTACTGACGCAAAGCTCCAGTTGGAGGCTAACGACGCGAGCGAGCCTCAACGCCCGCAGTAGGCCAGAAGTGCCAGCAAGAGCACCAGCGAGAGGGGCGGGATCCAGAGATAGGGGATCCATTTCTCCAAATCCATGAGCTTCTACTCGAAGCGTTTGCGTAGCTCCTCGAGCTTCTTTCGGATCTTCTCGGCCTCTTCGGAGCGTCCCGCTTTTTCGAGCTCTTTCGAAAGCCGGTCGATGCCCCGCTCGAGCTCTTCCGCCAGCTTCTTGGCCTCCTCCGAGGCGTCCTCGCCGAGCTGGCTCAGCGTCTCCTGCAGCTCTTTCAGACGTCGTTCGAGCTCGGCCTGATCTTCGTCCTGCCAGTCGAGGAGCGTGCCCACACTCGTTCGCGCCCGCTTCATCGCGAGCTCCAGCGAAGAATCGGTGCCCTCGACGGTCGCGCCTTCCTCGAGGCGCGGCGCGTCGGGGTCGAGAACGTACGTTTGCAGAAATAGCCCGGCGCTGTCCTCATCGACCAGGAACGTGGTGGCCTCGGTGAGCTGCTCCAAGACTTCGCGCTCGATCGAGAGCACGGCCCGCACCCGTGCTTCGCGTATGTCCACCGAAATGACTTCGCCCACGTCGAAATCGTGAAAGCGCACCGGCTCGCCGCCCGCGAGGCCGTGTCGCTCGTCGAAGAGGACGTTGAGCGGAACGCCGTCCCGAAAGGTCGCTTTCTCTCCGGAGCAGGCCAGCGACAACCCGAGTAAAACGATCGACCACCGCATAGGGGCGAGTTTAGCAAAAGCGTCATTCATTGACAGGGTCGATCCCCCATGGTAGGAATCTTACGAGGGCCGATGAGCATCGAGCTTACCCGGAGGCAGTTTTTCCGGATCGGTGGCGTGACGTTCGCCACGAGCGCGTTCGGATTCGATTTGGCCGCCGCTTCGGTGCGGGCTCGAGAGCTCAAGATCGCCCGCACCACGGAGACCCGGAGCGTTTGCCCCTATTGCGCCGTCGGGTGCAGCGTCGTAATCCACACGCTCGGTGACGGGGCAAAGAACGTAGAGCCGACGGTCGTACACATCGAGGGCGATACCGAAAGTCCTATCAACCGGGGCACTCTCTGCCCCAAGGGCATTTCGCTCAAGCAGTACGTGGTGAACGATCGCCGTCTCACCCGACCGCTCTATCGTGCCAGCGGTGCTTCCGATTGGACGCCGATCTCGTGGGACGAAGCCATCCAGCGGATGGCACGGCTCATCAAGGATACCCGCGATCGTGGCTTCGAGGAGAAGGACGAGAGCGGTCGCACCGTCAACCGTCTGGCGAACGTCGCTCTCATCGGCGGCTGCACCGACACGAACGAGATCAACTACCTCCTGGGCAAGTTCCGCTTCGGTCTCGGGATCCTTACTTACGAGAATCAGGCCCGTCTTTGACATGGCCCCACGGTGGCCAGTCTGGCCGCCACATTCGGCCGAGGAGCCATGACCAACGGCTGGACGGACGTGGCCAACTCCGACGTCGTCCTCGTCATGGGCGGCAACCCCGCGGAGAACCATCCCGTCGGATTTCGATTCGTCATCGAGGCGAAGCGCCACCGTAAAGCGAAGCTCGTCTGCGTCGATCCGCGCTTCAACCGCACCGCGGCCGTCTCCGATGTCTACGTACCCATCCGGGCCGGAAGCGACATCGCCTTTCTCGGCGGTCTCATCCACTACGCGCTCGACCGCGGGCTCTACCACCATGACTACGTCGCGCAGCACACCAACGCGTCTTTTCTCGTGAGCGACGAGTTCTCTTTCGAGAACGGTCACTTCTCCGGCTGGGACGAAGCTCAAGGAGCGTACGACAAGTCGACGTGGCAGTATCAGCGCGATCCGCGGGGCTTTGCCTCCGTCGACCCGACGCTCGAGCACCCGCGCTCGGTGTTCCAGCTGCTCAAGGCCCATTTCGCTCGCTACACGTCCGAGCGGGTGGCCGCGATCTGTGGTTGCAACCAATCCGAGTTCGAGCGCGCGGCGGAAATCATCTGCTCGACCGGCCGCGCGGGCCGAGCGGGCACCATCTTGTATGCACTGGGCTGGACGCAGAGCAGCCACTCGGTCCAGCTCATCCATGCGGCGGCCATGGTGCAACTCCTTCTCGGCAACATCGGCGTTCCCGGTGGCGGCGTCAACGCGCAACGCGGGCATTCGAACATCCAGGGAGCGACCGACATGG is a window encoding:
- a CDS encoding enoyl-CoA hydratase-related protein, which codes for HPDWGVSYFLTRIAGSAVARDLVFSGRLVPAEEALSLGLVNWVVSPDELQARALQKAREFRDAAPVSIRWAKQTLARAEDATLEEVLELEQHAQLACFRSEDAREGLNALLEKMTPNFKGR
- a CDS encoding antitoxin VapB family protein; translation: MAVKTITIDLEAYEVLSRYKTPGKSFSEVIKDELGRRRTGRDLRRIVERLRMSEDALDAIEAQIKARRRHPAKAPKL
- a CDS encoding type II toxin-antitoxin system VapC family toxin, with the protein product MIHLDTTFLVDLLRESAREKEGRGSAFLRSVESEALVASVHAVCELHAGAELSRDPVKERERVERLCQGFTIFYPNGRFPFVYGQLLARLERAGQRIGAMDLLIATAAVIDGAALVTANVREFRRVPELSVLEY
- a CDS encoding MlaD family protein, whose protein sequence is MRWSIVLLGLSLACSGEKATFRDGVPLNVLFDERHGLAGGEPVRFHDFDVGEVISVDIREARVRAVLSIEREVLEQLTEATTFLVDEDSAGLFLQTYVLDPDAPRLEEGATVEGTDSSLELAMKRARTSVGTLLDWQDEDQAELERRLKELQETLSQLGEDASEEAKKLAEELERGIDRLSKELEKAGRSEEAEKIRKKLEELRKRFE